From Amycolatopsis sp. YIM 10, the proteins below share one genomic window:
- a CDS encoding FAD-binding protein, with amino-acid sequence MTIRPDSAGTAVVGFDPVDRRWLPEPEATSLSFATAPELDGELLVDPAARDAAATDLGNIADRRPCAVLRPGSADDVAAMIRFCRAYAITVSTRGQAHTTYGQALSAGLVIETRYLDRIHSLGPELAEVDAGILWKDLVTAAFEHSRTPPAVTGYTALTVGGTLSMGGLGGLVGGLRSGLQVDHVRELEVVTGAGEIERCSPGRNPELFEAVLGGLGQCGVITKAVVELVPARERARTYVLGYTDNAAFFRDLHEVIDRPGIDHVYAELYPPGADPTHKLYATVFYNEGTPPNDEAATGGLSVEPVVDDTGYLDYVFSIDTFVDDMRENVSWDRLLKPWYDVWLPGSAIENYVAEVHPALTPRDIGPYGISLIYPQRRKHLTRPYPRVPEPDGSSWVFVLDLNTTSAEPGPDPVFVEEMLDRNARMFSRARDEFGAVLYPIGSVRFTAEDWRTHYGERWPAFCAAKTKFDPGGVLCPGPGIFPNN; translated from the coding sequence ATGACGATCCGCCCGGATTCCGCGGGCACCGCGGTGGTGGGGTTCGATCCGGTCGACCGCCGGTGGCTGCCGGAACCCGAGGCGACCAGCCTGTCCTTCGCCACCGCGCCCGAACTCGACGGTGAGCTGCTGGTCGACCCGGCCGCCCGTGACGCGGCCGCCACCGATCTCGGCAACATCGCCGACCGGCGGCCGTGCGCGGTGCTGCGACCGGGTTCGGCGGACGACGTCGCCGCGATGATCCGCTTCTGCCGTGCCTACGCCATCACGGTGTCGACCAGGGGGCAGGCGCACACCACCTACGGTCAGGCGCTCTCGGCCGGGCTGGTGATCGAAACCCGGTACCTGGACCGCATCCACTCGCTCGGGCCGGAACTGGCCGAGGTGGACGCGGGAATCCTCTGGAAGGACCTGGTCACCGCCGCCTTCGAGCACTCGCGCACGCCACCGGCGGTCACCGGGTACACCGCGCTGACCGTGGGCGGCACGCTCTCGATGGGCGGACTCGGCGGACTCGTCGGCGGGCTGCGCTCCGGGCTCCAGGTCGACCACGTGCGCGAACTCGAGGTGGTCACCGGGGCGGGCGAGATCGAACGCTGCTCCCCCGGGCGGAATCCCGAACTGTTCGAAGCGGTGCTGGGCGGGCTCGGCCAGTGCGGCGTGATCACCAAGGCGGTCGTGGAACTGGTACCCGCCAGGGAACGCGCCCGCACCTACGTGCTGGGCTACACCGACAACGCGGCGTTCTTCCGCGACCTGCACGAGGTGATCGACCGTCCCGGCATCGACCACGTCTACGCCGAGTTGTACCCGCCGGGCGCCGATCCCACGCACAAGCTCTACGCGACGGTGTTCTACAACGAGGGCACGCCACCGAACGACGAGGCCGCCACCGGCGGACTCAGCGTCGAACCGGTCGTCGACGACACCGGCTATCTCGACTACGTCTTCTCCATCGACACGTTCGTCGACGACATGCGGGAGAACGTGAGCTGGGACCGGCTGCTCAAACCGTGGTACGACGTGTGGCTGCCGGGTTCGGCCATCGAGAACTACGTGGCCGAGGTCCATCCGGCGCTCACCCCGCGCGACATCGGGCCGTACGGGATCAGCCTGATCTACCCGCAGCGGCGCAAGCACCTGACCCGGCCGTATCCGCGGGTCCCCGAGCCCGACGGCTCCTCATGGGTTTTTGTGCTCGACCTCAACACCACCTCCGCCGAGCCGGGCCCCGATCCGGTGTTCGTCGAAGAGATGCTCGACCGCAACGCGCGGATGTTCTCCCGCGCCCGCGACGAATTCGGCGCGGTGCTCTACCCGATCGGCTCGGTGCGGTTCACCGCCGAAGACTGGCGCACCCACTACGGCGAACGATGGCCCGCGTTCTGTGCCGCGAAGACCAAGTTCGACCCCGGCGGCGTGCTCTGCCCCGGTCCCGGCATCTTCCCGAACAACTGA